The DNA region GACCGAGATACCGGTATTGTAAACCTGTGGGAAGTTAAAAACTCAGGTTTACACGAGTTTACCTATACAAACACCTGTGGTTCCGAGGAATCTGCCGTTGTAACCATTACATTGGGCGGGTACCCTGGCGAGGACAATATAGATGGTTCTGCAGATGCCTGTGGGGATGACCCCTCCGTAAATTTACATGGTTTTATTGGAGATGAAACAGAAGGGAAATTTCAAGATTTCAATGGTACTTGGGATGCTATTACACCTGAGGCGGCACCACATTTAGCATTAAATTTTTTCGATGCAGAATCTGCCGGACCTGGTATATATGAATTTACCCATACTGTACCTGCCGTAGGCAGCTGTCTTAGCAGACAAGTAACCTTATTGCTTGAAGTTCAAAGGCCTGCGAATTCAGGTATTGCTTCTAGTTTAACGGTCTGTACTACAGATGATTTATCTAGTTATACTGATTTTGACTTAAATGATTTATTAGAAGATGAAGATATAAACGGTACTTGGTCAGAAGGTACCGATACAGACCAACTATCCGATCTTACTGATCACAACATAGATATTGAGGCAATTAGAGACCGCCATACCTATGGCTCCTTCTCTTTTACTTATACCGTCTATCCATCACATGCGGTCTGTGACATTCATAGAACTACTGTTGAAATTAGTATTCTACCCACTTTTCGGGGTACAATGACCGCTCCTAATTTTTGTATAGACCCGGATAAATACCTAATTGAAATAAGCGATTATGAAGATACATTGATTCCACCCGGCGCTTATTCCGTAACATACCAATTGGATTCTTCGAGCGGAAATTCAGGAGAAACTACCTCACTAATTCTTAACCCAGACCGTACTGGTTCATTTGAAATTGATGCAGATTTGGTTGAAAAGAACGTAACCACAACCTTATCCATAATTTCATTAGGAGAAGAGGTTTGTGCCGATATTCAGGTATCTCCAATTCAGTTTATTGTTACAGACCCTCTAGCCAACGTAACGGACACCTGTGAGGGCGAAGATATTTCAGTAAGCTTAAGCGATATTTTTGACCCTTCTTTCACTCGGGCAGACGGCACTTATGATGTTAATTACACCATTACCGCGCCAAGTGCCACAGAAACAACACATACTGCTAGTGCCATTACATTCACTTCCGGCAGTGCAAATTTTACTATCCCTACTTCCCAAATTACGGAAACTGGAGAATACGATTTTGATTTTGAAGTGGATAATGGATTCCCTATGGAATGTGATATTACCAATACTGCAATAATTACGGCTATACCAGAGGCTATTCAGCTAGATATAGTGGTAGATAATTCATGCAACGCTACAGGTATTGACGTTTTAGTAACCGCACCCACCCTCACGGACGGAGCGTATATTGTTACCTATGAAGTTGTTTCACAAGAAACCAACACCATCTTAATAGACAATACCATTAATTTCTCCGGAGGTACTGCAGATTATCAAATTGACGTGGCTACGTTAGAACAAGGCAATTATACGGTTACCGTAAAAAGTACACAAAATGACACCACGCCTTGTAGAACAATTTTCGATTTCGAGGTGAATGAAAATTTTGCCATTGAAGGTGTTCCCGCTTTACCGGAAGCTGAACCTTTGCAAACCATTTGTCTTGCCCAATTCCCCTCTTCATCTCCTACATTACAGGATATTGAAGTAACTGCCAATGGCGAAATCATGTTTTATGACACGGCAACGGATATGGATATTCTTCCCATAGATACCGAGCTTGTGGATGGTGAAGATTATTTTATCTCAAACATAGACCCTAACAATAATTGTGAAGGTTCTGATAGAGTTCAGGTTTCCGTTATTCTTTCAGATCCTGAAACGCCAATGCTATTTGTTGGAAATCCTACATTTTGTGGTTCAGAAAACCCCGTAGTAAATAATTTGAATGCCAGCGTAGCCAGTAGCAATGCCATAGTGTGGTATGAAACTGAAACAGGAGGAACGGCCTTAGATACGAATACCGGTTTGATTGACGGAAAAAGCTATTATGCCGCAACTGAAGTTGATGGAAAATGCCAAAGTTCTGTACGGACCGAAGTAATCCCAACAGTTTATCAATTAGAACCGGCTAGTTTAGCATTTACCACATTGGTTCTTTGCGGATTGGACGAACCCACAATAGAAAATTTAAGTGATGCCGAAAGTAATTCTTCATATGATGTGCTGTGGTACGATACTCCTTCAAACGGCATTCCACTTGAAGAAGATGTTCTTTTAATTTCGGGAACCACGTATTATGCCGAAAGTTTCAATCCGGATACAGGTTGTATGAATCCTGAGCGAATGGCCATCACCATTGACCTTACCAATTGTGAACCTGAAGAATACGGATTCTTTATTCCCGATGGATTTTCTCCCAACGGAGATGGTAAAAATGATACGTTCTTCATTCCAAATATTGAAATTATATTTCCTGAATTCACATTGGAAATTTTAAACCGATACGGTACTTCCCTATTTAAAGGAGACCGAAGCAGCCCGGCCTGGAATGGAAAAAATGGAAGCGGCACAGCCCCTAACGGCGTGTACTTCTACATTATAGATTATAACAAAGAAGGTCATAACCCGGTACAGGGCAGATTGTACCTTAACCGCTAATCCATGAAAGAAATAAAACTATATTTTATTTTTCTGATGTTCGTGTGTGCTGCGGCCCATGGGCAACAAGACCCCCAATACACCCAGTACATGTACAACATGAACGTTGTGAACCCTGCCTACACCACCAATGAGGTGGGTATGCTCAACTTTGGCGGATTGTACCGCTCTCAATGGAAAAATGCCATAGGAAGTCCTAAAACACTTACCTTTTTTACACATGTTCCCATGAGTGATAAAGTGGAAGTGGGCCTATCTTTTATTACGGATGAAATTGGAGATGGCGCTTTAAAGGAAAATAATATCTATGCAGATTTTGCATACATTTTAAAATTAGATGACAAGAGTAACCTTTCATTAGGGCTAAAAGGTGGCTTCACCACTTTTGAGACCAATTTTGACGGCTTTATGCTTCCTGAGTTTCAAGATGACCCTGCTTTTAACGAAAATATAAACAGTACATTTCCAAATGTAGGTATTGGTGCTTTTTACCACAGACAAAATTTTTATGCTGGCATTTCAGCTCCCAACCTGTTGACAACAAAACATCTTGAAAACAAAGACGGAATTAATCGTATTGGCTCAGAAAATATTCACTTTTTCCTTACTTCGGGTTACGTGTATGAATTAAATCCAGATTTAAAACTTAAACCTTCGGCATTGGCTAAAATTGTAGAGGGATCTCCTTTAACTGTGGATGTTTCGCTGAACGCCCTTTTCCTAAATCGTTTTGAAGGGGGATTGTCATACCGCTTGGAAGACTCCGTAAGTGCCATGTTCAACATTGCCGCCACACCTGCTTTGCGTATTGGTTATGCCTATGATTATACGCTATCGAACCTCAGCACCTACAGTTCTGGTTCCCATGAAATATTTGTTCTTTTTAATCTCGATTTACTGGGCCTCGGCAAAGGATACGACAAATCACCTAGATTCTACTAAACATGAAAAAACTACTCTTCATATGGTTTGTTCTGGGTTTAACCGTACAAACCTACGCCCAACAAGAACTGAAACGTGCCGACACATATTTTGAACGCGCGTACTACAGTGATGCTATTCCGCTTTATGAGCAGTTGCTTCCACGGAACAAAAATTCAAAACTGATTAAAAACCTTGCGGATAGTTACTACCATACTTTTGATATGAAGGCAGCCGCCCGTTGGTATGGATATTTAATTTCCAATTATGGCGAAAACGTTGACGAAAGCTATCATTTTAAGCTAAACCAATCTTTAAAAGCGATAGGCGAATATGAAAACGCAAAAAAAGTGCTCGTTGATTTTTATACAGAGGAAGGACAAGACGATAAGGTCAGCCAAATTGAAAACAACTTCACCTATGTAGAAAATGTAAGGGCTATTGGTAATAGATTTGAAATTAAAAACCTCAACCTCAATACATCCACATCAGAATTTGGTGCCGCGCGTATAGATTCCAATTTGGTATACAGCGCTTCCAGAAAAAACTCAAGTGCCCTGCCTAAACTCTATCGTTGGAACAATGAAAACTATTTAGATATCTATTCCCATCCCATTGAAAAAATAGAACAAGGAGATAGTTTAAGCTCATCCATTAGCAGCGTAATCAACTCCAAAATGCACGAGGGCACTTTTGCCATTTCAAAAGATAGAAAAACCATTTATTTTACCAGAAACAGTAAAAAGAAAACGGAAGGTGATAAAATCAGTAACCTAAAAATTTATCGTGCAGAATATGTAGAGGATTCTTGGAGGAATATCACTCCTTTACCCTTTAACAGCGATGATTTCTCAACGGAACACCCAGCATTAAGTCCGGACGGAACAAAACTTTATTTCTCTTCTGATCGCGAAGGTGGTTTTGGTTCGTTTGACCTATACTTTGTTACCATTCAAAAGGATGGATTCTTTGGAAATCCTATCAACCTAGGAGAGGATATCAATACGGATAAGAAGGAACAATTTCCATTTATTGATAACCAGGGCAACCTCTATTTCGCCTCAAACGGTCATCCCGGTTTTGGGCTGCTAGACCTATTCATTTCAAAAGAAAACAATGGAAGCTTTGAAAAACCTGACAACCTAGGACTGCCCGTAAATAGTGGTTATGACGACTTCTCCTTGTCAATGGACAACGACAGTACAACAGGGTATTTTTCATCTAATCGCCCTGCTGGTAAAGGCAGTGATGATATCTATTCCTTTTCGGAAACCAAACCTCTTCTCATAGAAGATTGCAAGCAATTTATTGCAGGTGTTTTGACCGATAAAACTACAAAACTACCCCTGGCAAATGCGCATATTGAACTTGTAGACGCCGATGGCAATTCCATAGAAAAAATTATTACCACGCCCGATGCTTCCTTTAAATTCCAGATTGAATGTAGCAGTCAATATCGCATTATGGCGAATAAAGAAGGATATGAAGACAACTCAAAAATCCTTATTTCCGACACCGAAAGAAATGTGGTAAAAGATGGTTCACTTACACTTTACTCTATTCGAGAACGTGAAGCAAAAAAAGCCGAAGCAATCCTCGCCAAAAAAGAAGCTGAGGAAAAACTGGCCTTAGCAGAAATAGAACGAAAAAAGAAGCAGGAAAAGGCAGCGGAACTGGCACAAATAGAAAAAGAGAAGCAAACAGCCATTAAACAAAAAGCAACTCAAGAAAAAGAAGAGCGCGAACGACTTAAAAAAATAGAGACCATAATTGCCAAAGAAGATGCCATTGTCAGAGAAAATGAGCGAATCGTTATTCAAACCGAAGAAATTCATTTTGACTACAGCCTTTGGTATGTGAGACGAGAAGCTAGGGAAAGGTTGGCGAAGGTAGTTGCCATTATGAAAAACAACCCTGGTATGGTCATTGAAATCGGCACGCATACGGATATAAGAGGTAACTCTGAATACAACCGTGACCTTTCTCAAAAACGAGCCGACTCCGCAAAAGAATTTATGGTTAAAAACGGAATTGCCCAAAATAGAATAATTGCAAAAGGCTATGGTGAATCACAACCCATTGTAAAATGCGAAACAGTAGAAAGTTGTACTGAAGAAGACCATGAATGGAACAGAAGGTGTGAATTAGTAGTTGTAAAGTGGGAATAACCCCCTCATGAAATATAGAAAGTCAAATTTCGATAAACAATAATTACCCATCCTAAACTTGGCCTCAAATCATTAATTTGGTTTGGGGCTTTTTTCATTGCTGCTGCTATTCTTTTTATCTTCGTTGTACTTAATAAAAAATTAAATTCACAACTAACGTAGTTCGAGAAAGGTATTTGAGAGCGAGTAACCTATTGCGAAGTTTGATTCATATAATAATGAACTAAATTTTTTAATACTACATAAAAACAAAACTCAATTCCGAATTGATATTACTGGCTAATCAATTTCTTCAATACTAATCATTGAAAAATATATACATTTAATCTAAAATTAATATGTTAAAAAAACTATGCGGAAAACTTTACTTAATTCCCTTATGCATCGTATTCTTTGCATGTGCACAAATGCCTAAAAAAAATTATTATGAAAATGGGCAAATCAAAGAAGAAGGACAAATTGTTAAAAATAAAAAAGAGGGCTTATGGAAAGAGTTTTACAAAGATGGCACAATTAAATCAACTATAAATTACAAAGAAGGTAAGCGTCATGGAGACTTATTAGTTTATTACGACAATGGCAACCTAGCTAAGAAAGGTGAAATTATTAAAGATACTATAACTATAGGTATGTGGCAATGGTTTTACAAAAACAAACAACTAAAAATAGAGGGAGCTTTTGATATACAAGGCAATCAAAAAGACATTTGGAAAACCTTTTATGAGGACGGCTCAAAAATGTCAATAGCAAATTTCCCAGATGGATCACACTTGAAATATCATAAAGATGGCACTACAATAAAAGAAAAAGGCAGTTATAAAAAAGGAGAAAGGCAAGGACAATGGAAATCATATTATAAAAGTGGAATACTCAAGTATGATTCGAAATATGAAAATGGCAGAAAATATGGTATTCAACAAAAATTTTATGACAATGGGCAACTTGAACAAATTGCTGATTATGTAAACGGAGAACCACATGCAGAATTAAAAAACTATTCTGATGATGGTAAATTAGAAAGTCTATTTTTTTATAATAATGGAGAAATTATTTGGAAAAAAGTTTTTTATGAAGAAGGAGGAATCAAAGAACACATTACTTATGAGAAAGTATCCAACGACTCGGTAGTTAAACTAACTAAAACTTACTACGCTAATGGTCAAATAGATGAAGAATATTTTTTTGATAATAAAAAAAAATATAATTAGTAAAGCATACTTTGAAGATGGTACATTAGCTGGAGAGACAAGTTATACTGAGAGAGGGAATATAATTTGTAATACCTATCATGAAAATGGACAATTACATAGCTCTATAATATATGAGGACACAGAATTATCATCAAAAATAGATGGGGAATGGATAACCTATCATGCTAATGGAATTATTCAAGAAGAATATACAATAAAGAACGGATATCAAGTTGGTGTTACCAAAGAATATTACAACGACGGGATACTAAAAAGCACAACACCTTACAATGAAAAAGGCCAATACCATGGCTCTCGCAGGTTTTATTCAACAAAAAGTTCTTTAGATTTAGAGGTACAGTATGTAAATGGAGAAAAAAGCAAAGTCAATTTTGGAAATTAAAATAAAGTGTTAAATCAGAAAAGGCTTACTGTCTATTTTAATGAAGGACTAATATTCGTTAAAATTGAATGACTATAAACAAATTGATATTTAAGAATTATCCTTATGAACCTATCAAACATTCCCTCTAAAGAAATCATACCTGGTTATCACGGTAAACTGATACATTCAGAAAATATGTCCATCGCTTTTTGGACCGTGGAAGAAGGTGCAGTAGTTCCTGAACACTCACATATGAACGAACAGATTATGCATGTGCAAGAAGGCCGTTTTGAATTCACCCTTGATGGAGAAACAAAAATCTATGAAGCGGACGATGTGGTAATTATACCACCCCATAGTTCACATAGTGGCAAGGCTCT from Zobellia alginiliquefaciens includes:
- a CDS encoding gliding motility-associated C-terminal domain-containing protein, yielding MTNQTYKRTFLQWVLPFCLILFSIDTFAQCAGSDSSVTICEKDSDEANKTFDLFAELGGTPLPGGTWSTNDPANFYALDRDTGIVNLWEVKNSGLHEFTYTNTCGSEESAVVTITLGGYPGEDNIDGSADACGDDPSVNLHGFIGDETEGKFQDFNGTWDAITPEAAPHLALNFFDAESAGPGIYEFTHTVPAVGSCLSRQVTLLLEVQRPANSGIASSLTVCTTDDLSSYTDFDLNDLLEDEDINGTWSEGTDTDQLSDLTDHNIDIEAIRDRHTYGSFSFTYTVYPSHAVCDIHRTTVEISILPTFRGTMTAPNFCIDPDKYLIEISDYEDTLIPPGAYSVTYQLDSSSGNSGETTSLILNPDRTGSFEIDADLVEKNVTTTLSIISLGEEVCADIQVSPIQFIVTDPLANVTDTCEGEDISVSLSDIFDPSFTRADGTYDVNYTITAPSATETTHTASAITFTSGSANFTIPTSQITETGEYDFDFEVDNGFPMECDITNTAIITAIPEAIQLDIVVDNSCNATGIDVLVTAPTLTDGAYIVTYEVVSQETNTILIDNTINFSGGTADYQIDVATLEQGNYTVTVKSTQNDTTPCRTIFDFEVNENFAIEGVPALPEAEPLQTICLAQFPSSSPTLQDIEVTANGEIMFYDTATDMDILPIDTELVDGEDYFISNIDPNNNCEGSDRVQVSVILSDPETPMLFVGNPTFCGSENPVVNNLNASVASSNAIVWYETETGGTALDTNTGLIDGKSYYAATEVDGKCQSSVRTEVIPTVYQLEPASLAFTTLVLCGLDEPTIENLSDAESNSSYDVLWYDTPSNGIPLEEDVLLISGTTYYAESFNPDTGCMNPERMAITIDLTNCEPEEYGFFIPDGFSPNGDGKNDTFFIPNIEIIFPEFTLEILNRYGTSLFKGDRSSPAWNGKNGSGTAPNGVYFYIIDYNKEGHNPVQGRLYLNR
- a CDS encoding PorP/SprF family type IX secretion system membrane protein; translated protein: MKEIKLYFIFLMFVCAAAHGQQDPQYTQYMYNMNVVNPAYTTNEVGMLNFGGLYRSQWKNAIGSPKTLTFFTHVPMSDKVEVGLSFITDEIGDGALKENNIYADFAYILKLDDKSNLSLGLKGGFTTFETNFDGFMLPEFQDDPAFNENINSTFPNVGIGAFYHRQNFYAGISAPNLLTTKHLENKDGINRIGSENIHFFLTSGYVYELNPDLKLKPSALAKIVEGSPLTVDVSLNALFLNRFEGGLSYRLEDSVSAMFNIAATPALRIGYAYDYTLSNLSTYSSGSHEIFVLFNLDLLGLGKGYDKSPRFY
- a CDS encoding OmpA family protein, with the protein product MKKLLFIWFVLGLTVQTYAQQELKRADTYFERAYYSDAIPLYEQLLPRNKNSKLIKNLADSYYHTFDMKAAARWYGYLISNYGENVDESYHFKLNQSLKAIGEYENAKKVLVDFYTEEGQDDKVSQIENNFTYVENVRAIGNRFEIKNLNLNTSTSEFGAARIDSNLVYSASRKNSSALPKLYRWNNENYLDIYSHPIEKIEQGDSLSSSISSVINSKMHEGTFAISKDRKTIYFTRNSKKKTEGDKISNLKIYRAEYVEDSWRNITPLPFNSDDFSTEHPALSPDGTKLYFSSDREGGFGSFDLYFVTIQKDGFFGNPINLGEDINTDKKEQFPFIDNQGNLYFASNGHPGFGLLDLFISKENNGSFEKPDNLGLPVNSGYDDFSLSMDNDSTTGYFSSNRPAGKGSDDIYSFSETKPLLIEDCKQFIAGVLTDKTTKLPLANAHIELVDADGNSIEKIITTPDASFKFQIECSSQYRIMANKEGYEDNSKILISDTERNVVKDGSLTLYSIREREAKKAEAILAKKEAEEKLALAEIERKKKQEKAAELAQIEKEKQTAIKQKATQEKEERERLKKIETIIAKEDAIVRENERIVIQTEEIHFDYSLWYVRREARERLAKVVAIMKNNPGMVIEIGTHTDIRGNSEYNRDLSQKRADSAKEFMVKNGIAQNRIIAKGYGESQPIVKCETVESCTEEDHEWNRRCELVVVKWE
- a CDS encoding toxin-antitoxin system YwqK family antitoxin; amino-acid sequence: MLKKLCGKLYLIPLCIVFFACAQMPKKNYYENGQIKEEGQIVKNKKEGLWKEFYKDGTIKSTINYKEGKRHGDLLVYYDNGNLAKKGEIIKDTITIGMWQWFYKNKQLKIEGAFDIQGNQKDIWKTFYEDGSKMSIANFPDGSHLKYHKDGTTIKEKGSYKKGERQGQWKSYYKSGILKYDSKYENGRKYGIQQKFYDNGQLEQIADYVNGEPHAELKNYSDDGKLESLFFYNNGEIIWKKVFYEEGGIKEHITYEKVSNDSVVKLTKTYYANGQIDEEYFFDNKKKYN
- a CDS encoding toxin-antitoxin system YwqK family antitoxin, with product MKNIFLIIKKNIISKAYFEDGTLAGETSYTERGNIICNTYHENGQLHSSIIYEDTELSSKIDGEWITYHANGIIQEEYTIKNGYQVGVTKEYYNDGILKSTTPYNEKGQYHGSRRFYSTKSSLDLEVQYVNGEKSKVNFGN
- a CDS encoding cupin domain-containing protein is translated as MNLSNIPSKEIIPGYHGKLIHSENMSIAFWTVEEGAVVPEHSHMNEQIMHVQEGRFEFTLDGETKIYEADDVVIIPPHSSHSGKALTPCKLIDVFSPVREEYK